A single region of the Pseudomonas solani genome encodes:
- a CDS encoding catalase family protein, whose product MLKRFWLWLGRLLGKLLLILLVVGLLGWGIGSLYYGWKFSGPVSADEQIPPNEASDAKAIMESAVRVVEQHRDNTRVMRDAHAKAHGCVKAEVTVAQDLASDLRAGVLAEPGKTWQAWMRLSNGNAYPQFDSARDARGMAIKLLDVPGQKLMNAPDHATEQDFVMFNHDVFFIRDVAEYRSNFEAQANGQKVGAFFPSLDPRTWEIRHMLIALQTLAPAPASPTDTVYSSVSPYKLGQANIKYRVIPDPQSCPQYTLPKQNTDLPNFLRNALYQQLSLDRVPACFALQVQVQNPQYYMPIEDTSVAWSEKVSPFKTVATIKVPAQDFDSREQNEFCDNLSFNPWHALPEHRPIGGINRLRKVVYETVSVYRHERNGVPQPQATSSGE is encoded by the coding sequence ATGCTCAAGCGCTTCTGGCTCTGGCTCGGCCGCCTCCTCGGCAAGCTCCTCCTCATCCTCCTGGTCGTCGGCCTGCTCGGCTGGGGCATCGGCTCGCTCTACTACGGCTGGAAGTTCTCCGGCCCCGTCTCCGCCGACGAACAGATCCCGCCGAACGAAGCCAGCGACGCCAAGGCGATCATGGAATCAGCCGTGCGCGTGGTCGAACAGCACCGCGACAACACCCGCGTCATGCGCGACGCCCACGCCAAGGCCCACGGCTGCGTGAAGGCCGAAGTCACGGTCGCCCAGGACCTGGCCAGCGACCTGCGCGCCGGCGTGCTCGCCGAACCGGGCAAGACCTGGCAAGCCTGGATGCGCCTCTCCAACGGCAACGCCTACCCGCAGTTCGACAGCGCCCGCGACGCCCGCGGCATGGCCATCAAGCTGCTCGACGTGCCCGGCCAGAAGCTCATGAACGCCCCGGACCACGCCACCGAGCAGGACTTCGTGATGTTCAACCACGACGTCTTCTTCATCCGCGACGTGGCCGAATACCGCAGCAACTTCGAAGCCCAGGCCAACGGCCAGAAGGTCGGCGCCTTCTTCCCCAGCCTCGACCCGCGCACCTGGGAAATCCGCCACATGCTGATCGCCCTGCAAACCCTCGCGCCGGCGCCGGCCAGCCCCACCGACACCGTCTACAGCTCCGTCTCGCCGTACAAGCTCGGCCAGGCCAACATCAAGTACCGCGTCATCCCCGACCCGCAATCCTGCCCCCAGTACACGCTGCCCAAGCAGAACACCGACCTGCCCAACTTCCTGCGCAACGCCCTGTACCAGCAACTCTCGCTGGACCGCGTACCGGCCTGCTTCGCCCTCCAGGTGCAGGTGCAGAACCCGCAGTACTACATGCCCATCGAAGACACCAGCGTGGCCTGGAGCGAGAAGGTCTCCCCCTTCAAGACCGTCGCCACCATCAAGGTGCCCGCGCAGGACTTCGATAGCCGCGAGCAGAACGAATTCTGCGACAACCTCTCCTTCAACCCCTGGCACGCCCTCCCCGAACACCGCCCCATCGGCGGCATCAACCGCCTGCGCAAGGTGGTGTACGAAACGGTGAGCGTGTACCGGCATGAACGGAATGGCGTGCCGCAGCCGCAGGCAACCTCATCTGGTGAATAA
- a CDS encoding AAA family ATPase yields MPDNNTWHQYNEHCDTGVIFVHGFFSSTNSCWMNPKNKIFWPDILKTDSRIPEISIFLGGYFTDVDSGSYGIRECANELFDSLRRKSSCGKRAPIELDKIIFVCHSLGGIVVRYMLESYREYFAGHKIGLALLASPSIGSDYADRLSKLASFYKNRTGKQLKKNSEILSDLDGRFKSFLEKRELNSFFGAEAVEHVGFFHMRWLPGFEPIVLHSSASRYFPNTKIIPKTNHSTIVKPTSINHGSHIFLVDFLNNIFFPKAGFPEHSTPPTPKNDELTKHGPLFDIYDINCEPFYLTRDIDNEISLNLSLTSFWLFGPSGSGKTSMIKRLLAKDAGESIEMCFSQCLTGDFRQAFLTEMIETIHISNNDYEKIPERTFNNLVRMISESINAQKSLYIYIDEVPSTSNEASAETQLSLLIEDLLTSVKQLSQANNFRFIISSLGKPDFKNCRNLSKLNNYLRVIECRTWSESELQSLTRLITDNLESLHPEDLPENLAQLAHGSPRFLKTFLRTKLLKPNMSNEDLLTMSAHGLQL; encoded by the coding sequence ATGCCCGACAACAACACCTGGCATCAATATAATGAACACTGTGATACTGGAGTAATTTTCGTACACGGTTTCTTTTCAAGCACCAATAGCTGCTGGATGAACCCTAAGAATAAAATCTTTTGGCCTGACATATTAAAAACAGACAGCCGCATACCTGAAATATCCATCTTTCTAGGCGGATACTTCACAGATGTCGACTCAGGAAGCTACGGAATAAGAGAGTGCGCCAACGAATTATTTGACTCTTTGCGCCGCAAATCATCATGCGGGAAGCGCGCACCAATAGAGCTAGATAAAATTATATTTGTATGCCATAGCCTTGGCGGCATTGTCGTACGGTACATGTTAGAAAGCTATAGAGAGTATTTTGCAGGCCACAAAATAGGATTAGCGCTATTAGCATCACCTTCAATCGGCTCCGATTATGCTGACCGACTTTCAAAGCTAGCTTCTTTTTACAAAAACCGAACAGGCAAACAATTAAAAAAGAATAGTGAGATATTGAGCGATCTCGATGGGCGCTTTAAAAGCTTCTTAGAAAAGCGAGAACTTAATAGCTTTTTTGGAGCCGAGGCCGTTGAGCACGTTGGATTCTTTCATATGCGCTGGCTGCCCGGATTCGAACCAATTGTTCTGCACAGCTCTGCCTCTAGATACTTCCCAAACACAAAAATCATACCAAAGACGAATCACTCAACAATCGTCAAGCCAACCAGCATAAATCACGGCAGCCATATATTTCTCGTAGACTTTCTGAATAACATTTTCTTCCCCAAAGCCGGCTTTCCTGAACACTCAACACCTCCCACTCCTAAAAACGACGAGCTGACGAAACACGGCCCATTATTCGATATTTACGACATAAACTGCGAGCCGTTCTATTTGACTCGCGACATAGACAATGAAATATCTCTCAACCTCTCACTGACTAGCTTTTGGTTATTTGGCCCCTCGGGATCTGGCAAAACATCGATGATCAAACGCCTACTTGCCAAAGACGCAGGAGAGTCGATTGAGATGTGTTTTTCCCAATGTTTGACAGGGGATTTCAGACAAGCTTTCCTGACAGAAATGATTGAAACAATACACATTTCCAACAATGATTACGAGAAAATTCCGGAACGAACATTTAACAACTTAGTTCGAATGATCTCGGAATCCATAAACGCACAGAAATCCCTTTACATTTATATTGATGAAGTTCCAAGCACTTCAAACGAAGCATCAGCAGAAACCCAACTTTCGCTATTAATCGAAGATCTTCTTACCTCTGTAAAACAGTTATCACAAGCAAATAATTTTCGATTCATTATCTCATCCCTAGGAAAGCCAGACTTCAAAAACTGCCGAAATTTATCAAAACTCAACAACTACCTCAGGGTTATTGAGTGCCGCACTTGGTCCGAAAGCGAACTTCAAAGTCTTACAAGACTAATTACTGACAATCTTGAATCGCTACACCCGGAAGACCTCCCCGAAAACCTTGCTCAACTAGCACATGGCTCACCACGCTTCTTGAAAACCTTTTTAAGAACAAAGCTACTGAAACCAAATATGAGCAATGAAGATCTGCTAACGATGTCAGCACATGGCCTCCAGCTCTAA
- a CDS encoding sigma-54-dependent transcriptional regulator — protein MLDTITPSTRRVLMIDPCEECRQLLPRLQASGWTVESRESRQAQAGGYDVGLLCLRHEHLDNPERIKTLISSSGTEWIGLLGPDIAPQERVEDFAGEWFFDTLEIPVDSTRLQGLLGRAFGIARLRGLGSRQGAEHELLGQSRPLRDLRKQLTKFGPLDKPVLILGESGTGKELVARTLHRYSRRVGGPFVAFNCGLLDEAGCSAALFGPNGRLQAANGGSLFLDAVGELPLEVQRTLMHCLRTRKLPQPQGPARSLDVRLLVASDRDIELMAEQGRFLPELYQLLAAHQVRLTPLRRRQGDIALLANYFADLYSLESGHKPRQFSEEALTAMVRHHWPGNVRELASRVRRGYALAEGEQIEAGELGLHSVPMDSVLIGTLDDYKRRAEYQALCDALARYGNNLSLAARVLGISRPTFYRLLHKHQLL, from the coding sequence ATGTTGGACACCATCACTCCTAGTACCCGCCGCGTGCTGATGATCGACCCTTGTGAGGAGTGCCGACAGCTATTGCCGCGCTTGCAGGCGAGCGGTTGGACTGTGGAAAGCCGCGAATCACGACAGGCCCAGGCGGGCGGTTATGACGTAGGCCTTTTATGCCTGCGCCATGAGCACCTGGATAACCCCGAACGCATCAAGACCCTGATCAGCAGCAGCGGCACCGAGTGGATCGGCCTGCTGGGGCCCGATATCGCGCCCCAGGAGCGGGTGGAGGATTTCGCCGGCGAGTGGTTCTTCGACACCCTGGAAATCCCGGTGGATTCCACCCGGCTGCAGGGGCTGCTCGGCCGCGCGTTCGGCATCGCCCGGTTGCGCGGGTTGGGCAGCCGCCAGGGCGCCGAGCACGAGCTGCTGGGGCAGAGCCGGCCGCTGCGTGACTTGCGCAAGCAACTGACCAAGTTCGGCCCGCTGGACAAGCCGGTGCTGATCCTCGGTGAGAGCGGCACCGGCAAGGAGCTGGTGGCGCGCACGCTGCACCGTTACTCGCGGCGCGTGGGCGGCCCCTTCGTGGCCTTCAATTGCGGGCTGCTGGACGAGGCCGGTTGCAGCGCCGCGCTGTTCGGCCCCAATGGGCGCCTGCAGGCGGCGAACGGTGGCAGCCTGTTCCTCGATGCAGTGGGCGAGTTGCCCCTGGAGGTGCAGCGCACGCTGATGCACTGCCTGCGCACCCGCAAGCTGCCTCAGCCCCAAGGGCCGGCGCGAAGCCTGGACGTGCGCCTGCTGGTGGCTTCCGACCGCGACATCGAGCTGATGGCCGAGCAGGGGCGCTTCCTCCCCGAGCTTTACCAACTGCTGGCGGCGCATCAGGTGCGCCTCACGCCCCTGCGCCGGCGCCAGGGCGACATCGCGCTGCTGGCCAATTACTTCGCCGACCTCTACAGCCTGGAGTCCGGGCACAAGCCGCGGCAGTTCAGCGAAGAGGCGCTGACGGCGATGGTCCGCCACCACTGGCCGGGCAATGTGCGCGAGCTGGCCAGCCGGGTGCGGCGCGGCTATGCGCTGGCGGAGGGGGAGCAGATCGAGGCAGGGGAACTGGGCCTGCACAGCGTGCCGATGGACAGCGTGCTGATCGGCACCCTGGACGACTACAAGCGGCGGGCGGAATACCAGGCGCTGTGCGATGCGCTGGCGCGCTACGGCAACAACCTCAGCCTGGCGGCGCGGGTGCTGGGCATCTCGCGGCCGACCTTCTACCGGCTGCTGCACAAGCATCAGCTTCTATAA
- the lpdA gene encoding dihydrolipoyl dehydrogenase, whose translation MSQYDVVVIGGGPGGYNAAIRAGQLGLKVACVEGRETLGGTCLNVGCMPSKALLHASELYEAASGKEFELLGIEVKPTLNLGQMMKQKADSVSALTKGIEFLFRKHKAEWIKGWGRIDGPGRVAVKGADGKEQVLETKHIVIATGSEPTPLPGVEIDNKRILDSTGALSLPEVPKHLVVIGAGVIGLELGSVWRRLGAEVTVVEYLDRICPGLDVETGKTLQRALAKQGMKFKLASKVTSAKSGKNGVELSVEPAAGGAAESIQADYVLVAIGRRPYTQGLGLETVGLSVDKRGMLANEKHQSTTPNVWVIGDVTSGPMLAHKAEDEAIVCIERIAGHKAEVNYEVIPNVIYTRPEVATVGKTEEQLKAEGRAYKVGKFPFTANSRAKINHETEGFAKVLADERTDEVLGVHLVGPSVSEMIAEYCVAMEFSASSEDIALICHPHPTRSEALRQAAMDVSGWAMQS comes from the coding sequence ATGAGCCAATACGACGTGGTTGTGATCGGCGGTGGCCCAGGCGGCTACAACGCTGCCATCCGGGCGGGCCAGCTGGGCCTGAAGGTGGCCTGTGTGGAGGGCCGCGAGACCCTGGGCGGCACCTGCCTCAACGTCGGCTGCATGCCGTCCAAGGCGTTACTGCACGCCTCCGAACTCTATGAAGCGGCCAGCGGCAAGGAATTCGAACTGCTCGGCATCGAGGTCAAACCCACGCTCAACCTCGGCCAGATGATGAAACAGAAGGCCGACAGCGTGAGCGCCCTGACCAAGGGCATCGAGTTCCTCTTCCGCAAGCACAAGGCCGAGTGGATCAAGGGCTGGGGGCGTATCGACGGCCCGGGTCGCGTCGCCGTGAAAGGCGCCGACGGCAAGGAGCAGGTGCTGGAGACCAAGCACATCGTCATCGCCACCGGCTCCGAGCCCACCCCGCTGCCGGGCGTGGAGATCGACAACAAGCGCATCCTCGACTCCACCGGCGCCCTGTCCCTGCCCGAGGTGCCCAAGCACCTGGTGGTGATCGGTGCCGGCGTGATCGGCCTGGAGCTGGGCTCCGTCTGGCGCCGCCTGGGTGCCGAGGTCACGGTGGTGGAATACCTCGACCGCATCTGCCCTGGGCTGGACGTGGAAACCGGCAAGACCCTGCAACGCGCCCTGGCCAAGCAGGGCATGAAGTTCAAGCTCGCCTCCAAGGTCACCAGCGCCAAGAGCGGCAAGAACGGCGTCGAACTCAGCGTCGAGCCGGCTGCCGGCGGCGCGGCGGAAAGCATCCAGGCCGACTACGTGCTGGTGGCCATCGGCCGTCGCCCCTACACCCAGGGCCTGGGCCTGGAAACCGTGGGCCTGAGCGTCGACAAGCGCGGCATGCTCGCCAACGAAAAGCACCAGAGCACCACGCCCAATGTCTGGGTGATCGGCGACGTCACCTCCGGCCCGATGCTCGCGCACAAGGCCGAAGACGAAGCCATCGTCTGCATCGAGCGCATCGCCGGGCACAAGGCCGAGGTGAATTACGAGGTGATCCCCAACGTCATCTACACCCGCCCGGAAGTGGCCACCGTGGGCAAGACCGAGGAGCAGCTGAAGGCCGAGGGCCGCGCCTACAAGGTGGGCAAGTTCCCCTTCACCGCCAACAGCCGCGCCAAGATCAACCACGAGACCGAAGGCTTCGCCAAGGTATTGGCGGACGAGCGCACCGACGAAGTGCTGGGCGTGCACCTGGTCGGCCCCAGCGTCAGCGAGATGATCGCCGAGTACTGCGTGGCGATGGAGTTCTCCGCCTCCAGTGAAGACATCGCGCTGATCTGCCACCCGCACCCGACGCGCTCCGAAGCGCTGCGCCAGGCGGCCATGGATGTCAGCGGCTGGGCGATGCAAAGCTGA